ATTCTATGCTGCTAGGTGGCCCAGGTGGCTGCTGAGCCAGGAGGCACACGGGCAGCCATAAGGGTAAGTCCCACCCTTCCTCGTCCATCATCCCCTGCAGAAGCCTCCTGGGGCTGGACAAGCAGGCCAATGCCTCCTGCACACTCCACAGCAGGGAGACATTCGGGTacagcagagcagagcagagcatgGGGAATTCAAGGCCCACCCCCACTCCTTTTCTCAGGCCCCATAGGCCAAGGAGAGTCACATTTACAGACCAATGGGAGAGCAGAGATTTGATCCACCAGGACTCCAGTCCTGACCCTGGATAAATCAGTCCCCCACTTCAGAAAATCGCAATGCCAGAAGGGAGGGGAATGTTACTGTCCCCTCTACTAGGGTAGCCCATTGCCAGCTAGGTGTCCCACAGCCAAGCCAGGGTGAGAGAGTGGAGCAGAGTCCAGCTGCAGAAAAGCAGAAAGACTGGAAAAGTGGACAGAGAAGCAAGACCCTCCTGCCAGGTCTACCAAAAAATTCTGTAGGAAGCCTTGAGTcctcttctaaaaaataaagtcactgCCAGCCAACCACCTGTACTAGTCCCCTCAGAAGGGATTACAGTAGCTGATGGCTGTCTGGTAGGAAAACAGGAAGAGTCCCCAGACTGCAGCAGGTCAAGTCGGGGGTCACACGCTATCAAGGACTTTTTAGAAATTGGCCTTCTTCAACTATAAACCCCCTTCCTGAGTCCTCCAACTCTCTGATGCCCCAGAGATCAACAGTAGAAACATCACGTGGCCAAGGGTGACTCAGAATGGGAAAAGCGCATCCCAAGTGCAAACACTTCCTGGTCATCCCGACTACCTACCCTGCTCCAGGACCATGGACAAGACCCCCTACTCCCACCCCATTTCTCCCTCAGCATCCCTCCCTACACACAATTCATTTAGTCTGGTTAGAACTGGCCCAGAAGCAGCCAAAAAGTATTGTAAAACATGGACTGTATTGATGAGAGCATAGCACACAATGGGGGCTTGAGTATGCAGGTGTAGAAATGAATGTGAGTTACCGAGGCAATGGCAAGGGCCAGCCCAAGCTGGAAGAAGTGTCACCAGATGCCAGATAGTCTCAAGCTGGCCAATGTGTCTCCAGACATGACCCACATCAAATGACCTTTCTGGTGCACATGGGGATCTGAGTGCCCTATGAAGACAGAGAAGGTACTCTCTGGGGCCATGGTGAAGCAAGACCAGACAACATAAAGGCCAGGGATGTCACAGCTTCCTTAGAAAAGGTGGAgataacacgggaacagaaaaccaaatacatgttctcacttataagtgggagctacatgatgagaacacatggacacacagtgGGGAACAATGCACACTGGGGCTttttggagggtgggaagagggagagcatcagaaaaataactaatgggtactaggcttaatacctaagtgataAAATAACCTGcaaaagtttacaaaaaaaaaaggaaagtgagtttggaagtgttgAAATAGGCAGTCAATTGGTGGGGGAAAAGGGAGGAGCAGCTCAGTCACATCCAAAAGCAACAGACCCTTACCCTACAATGCACCTTCCTTCATGAGATTGGCTATGGCCACATCTGGGTAACACCTGCTTTGTGTGAATATCCAGCCAAGTGCAAAATCTGTCAATTTTCATATACCTTTaatcccatccacccaccccccTCACCTTGGAGCAATGCCCTCAACACACATCTGTGTCCTCACAGGAATGCCAGGAAGTGTTAACACGTCAGGGCAGACACAAGACAAGGGAGAGATGGCTCAGCTCAAACTCACGTTCTCAACTTTATTCCCCATCCCAGTGGTGGCTCTTCTGTACAGTGGATAAAGAAGGGGGACTCCACCAGGGCTATGGAGAGACAGTAGAGGCAGGACTGAACCGTCAGCAAAGATTAAAAGGATGACCAGAGGCTGGCAACCACAAAACCAAGAAGCCAGCGGGGGCTGCCCCTTCCAAGTCTCACCAACGACCCAGAGCAGGTTCCAGAGCCCAAAGGCCCAATAGTACAATCCCCAAAAGCCAAGGTCTGGGAGCCATCAAGGAGCTCCCAGGGATCCGGCCACGCTCAGAGGGCAAGGGTGTCTTTGATGAGCCTGCGCATGGTGGTGGTGACTGAGGTGCCCAGGGCATCAGTGATCTGAAAGGAGATCTTGTAGAGGTAGGGCTGCACGTCCCGCAAGCCTGTGTCAAACACATTATCCACTTCCGACTGTGTGGGCATCTTGGGCAAGTACTCATGCCGATTCATCACCTCCACGATGTTGATGATCTTCTCGCAGAGTTTCTCGCCCACCTTCTCCCGGCAGATCTGCCGCTCCTGCTCCGTAGCCAGGGCTACCACATGCACCTTGACTGTCCACACTTCCCATGGGATGCACTCATCTGAGAAAGGCCAGCGAGACTTCTTCTTCTGGTAGAACTCCAAGGACATCTGCCCCAGCCCATCACCACCAGAGTTGCGCAGCGCATCCTGGGGAAGAAGGGAACAAACGAGCAAGCCTAGGCCTCTTGAGTTTCCACCTGTGAGGGTCTGCTTCCCACACCCCAGGGAATTATGCTCTCTTAGCTCTAGTCATCATCCAAGCATGGCAAGGAAACAAGACTGGGAGAGGGTAAACGATTTGGGTTTAGTGACATAGCAAACTGCCAGCCTGAAATTGTGTAGTTCAAGCAAACCAACAAAATCTGTCTCCACGCCCAACTCCTCCAGTTTGGTGAAGAACTGACATTACAGGAGTAACTACTGGTCTGCAGACACGTATTCTGTGCTAGGAACTTAACACACACAATCCCACTGGCTCCTCCCAACAACCCCATGAGCTTTCACCAAGCCACgatgaggcttagagaagtaaGGTAACTTGCAAGAGTCACATGCCTATGGATGGCTGGACCAGGGTTTGAATCTGGATTGTCTGATTTCTAAATCCTTGCTTTTCACCTTTACATTGCATTAAGGGCCTTCTCCTTCCACACCACCCCTTTAGCCCATATCCTTCAAAATGTTCTAATCACGTCATCAACATCTCCCTCTTCCCCTGTAAACTCTATTTGTCTTCTCCACTGCCAATTAAA
The nucleotide sequence above comes from Symphalangus syndactylus isolate Jambi chromosome 10, NHGRI_mSymSyn1-v2.1_pri, whole genome shotgun sequence. Encoded proteins:
- the ATG101 gene encoding autophagy-related protein 101, producing the protein MNCRSEVLEVSVEGRQVEEAMLAVLHTVLLHRSTGKFHYKKEGTYSIGTVGTQDVDCDFIDFTYVRVSCEELDRALRKVVGEFKDALRNSGGDGLGQMSLEFYQKKKSRWPFSDECIPWEVWTVKVHVVALATEQERQICREKVGEKLCEKIINIVEVMNRHEYLPKMPTQSEVDNVFDTGLRDVQPYLYKISFQITDALGTSVTTTMRRLIKDTLAL